The region TGATGGGCGAGGGTGAGTCGACTCTGGCTCTTAAGTCGAAACCCTCTGTCATTATGATGTGCGGGCTTCAGGGGTCGGGAAAAACCACCAGTTCCGCGAAGCTGGCGCGCTACCTGAAAAAAGCAGGGGAGTGCCGCTCTCCGATGCTTGTGGCTTGTGATTTGCAAAGGCCGGCTGCAGTAGAGCAGCTTAAGACCCTGGGTGAGGCTATCGGTGTTCCTGTGTTTTCGGTGCCGGGTCAAATGTCTCCCCTGGACGTTGCCAGGAAGGCACTTGCCGAGGCAAAAGAGAAAAAACACGATGTTGTCATCGTCGATACGGCAGGCAGGCTTCATCTTGACGCCGAACTGATGAAAGAGCTGGTCGCTCTCAGGGAGTTCTTAAACCCTGACGAAGTGCTTTTTGTTGCCAACGCAACACTGGGCCAGGACGCTGTCAATGTAGCGGCAGAATTCGACAAGCAAGTGCAGATGACCGGCACAATTTTGACGATGCTCGATGGCTCCACACGCGGTGGTGCAGCTATTTCGATCAGGGAAGTGACAGGAAAGCCCTTAAAGTTCGAAGGGGTGGGTGAAAAGACAGAAGATCTGCAAGTCTTCAGCCCGGCATCAATGGCGGACCGAATCTTGGGAATGGGAGACACCATTAACCTGGTTAAGAAAGCCAAAGAGCATATCGATGAAGAGGAAGCGAAGAAGCTGGAGGAGAAGATCCGTTCAGCGACTTTTACTTACGAAGACTATCTGAAGCAGATCCAGATGGTAAAAAAAATGGGGTCTTTTAAGTCGCTTTTCAGTATGCTACCTGGAGCTTCGGCGCTTAAGGACTTGAATATCGACGATAAGGAGTTCATGAAGGTCGAGGCGATGATTCACTCGATGACTCCGAAAGAGCGCAGGCTGGACGATGAACTGACGGTGCCGAGAAGGAAACGCGTTGCCAGAGGATCCGGAACGAAGATCGACGACGTGAACCGACTGGAGAAGTCGTTTAAGCAGGCGAGAAAATTTTTTAAAAACATGCCAAATATGAAACAGTTACAAAAGATGATGGGAGGATCCCTATGGGGTTGAAAATCCGTTTTAGAAGACAAGGGCGCATCAATATGCCCACCTATCGGCTTGTCGTTACCGATTGCCGCACTAAAAGAGACGGCAAATATGTCGAAGCCTTAGGTTGGTACAACCCGACGGCGCCAAGCGAAGAGAATACGCTTTCTCTGAAAGCAGACCGTATTGCCCACTGGCTTGCACAGGGCGCAGAAATTACTGAAAGAGCACGTTCGATCGTTAAGAAAGTAGCTCCTGAAGTGATTCGTACCCAGACGCAAAAAGAAATTGCGCACAGGGCAAAAATTTCTCAGAAGAGAAAGGCAAGAAGAAAAGCTGTTAAAGCAGCCTAAGGAAGAAAGAGGGTACGCCTGTGCGCGTTGACATCCTGTCTCTCTTCCCCGGTTATTTTAAGGGCCCTTTTGATGAAAGTATTATCGCAAGGGCTGTAAAAAACGGGCATTTGTCGATCAACTTGGTAGATATCAGATCTTTTGCCGAGGGAAAGCATAAGAGGGTGGATGAAAGGCCATATGGCGGCGGACCCGGAATGGTACTTCAGCCGGAACCGGTTGTAAAAGCTATACGATCGGTTCAAAGTGAAGATGCCTGGGTTGTGTACCTCTCGCCTCAAGGTAGTCTGTTTAATGCCGGAAAGGCCAAAGAGCTCTCGCAGAAGAAGCACCTGGTTTTTCTCGCCGGACACTACGAAGGGGTAGATGAAAGGGCGCTTAAAAGCGAAGTGGATGAAGAGATATCCATTGGCGACTACGTATTGACGAATGGATGCCTTCCGGCCATTGTAGTTCTTGATGCTCTGATTCGGTTTATACCGGATGTATTGGGGCATGAAGACGCAGCGAAAGAGGATTCCTTCGAAAATGGCCTGCTCGACTGCCCGCACTACACGAGGCCTGAGTTGTTCGAAGGAGAACGTGTTCCGGAAGTGCTCTTGAGCGGCGACCATGCGAAGATAGCGGCATGGAGACTTAAAGAGTCGATAGCTAAGACAAAAAGGGTTCGGCCCGACCTTTACGAGAGCTATCTGAAAAAAGGGCCATAGCACCTGCCGGTTTGAATGGGTGCCCCGTAAAAAAGTTAATTATTTATCGTTGAGGAGACTTAAACTATGAAACGAGCTGTGATCCAAATGCTGGAAAAGCGGCATCTCAAAAGCGATATCCCCCAGTTTAAAGTGGGAGACACGCTGAAGATCCACACAAGAATTGTTGAAGGCGACAAGGAAAGGGTGCAGGTGTTCACCGGCACTGTAATCGCAAGAAAAGGAACCGGCTTGTCCGAGACATTTTCCCTGCACCGTGTAGCTTTTGGAGAAGGCATGGAGAGAGTATTTCCTCTGCACAGCCCCCGTATTGCCAAGATCGAAGTAATGCAGCGCGGCGACGTCAGAAGAAGCAAGCTCTATTACCTCCGCGGAACACACGGTAAGAAGTCTAAAGTTAAAGCTCTCTATACAGCTGTCTCTGCCAGCAACACTGCTGCTACTGCAGCACCCGTTCAGATGGCAGAATCCGGACTGAGTAAAGAACAAGAGTAATGTCAAAGGACACTCCAGGCGGCGCCGAAGAGATGACGCGCCTCTATGAGATGACATCCTTTGAAAGAGAGGCTTCTGCCCAGGGACACACTGCAATCGCAGGTGTGGACGAAGCGGGCAGAGGTCCTCTTGCTGGTCCCGTCGTTGCAGCAGCAGCCATCGTTCCTCCGGGCCTTTATATTCCCTATATCAATGACAGCAAAAAACTCTCTCCTGCGAGACGGAAAGAGCTTTTTCATGCAATCAAATCCAATTCCTCTATCCTCACGGCAGTAGGCATAGTCTCCCCTGACGAGATCGATCGTATCAACATTTACCAAGCGACACAAGAGGCCATGCGGATTGCTGTGCGAGCGCTTCCGCAAAAACCCGATATCCTTTTAGTCGATGGCATGAAAATAGGCGAGTTTCCCTACCTCCAGTGGAAAATCATTAAAGGCGACGCTCTTTCCCAGTCGATAGCAGCCGCTTCCATTATAGCCAAAGAGACGCGGGATGCGTTGATGGAAGAGTATGACAGGCTCTATCCCGGCTATGGCTTTCTGAAGCATAAGGGCTATGGCACAGCCATGCATCTTGACGCGATTGAAAAACTGGGGCCTTGTCCCATCCATCGACGTTCATTTGCCCCTATAAGGGACTTTTAACAGTCCCTGAGCGCTTTATGAATTGCCCATTCAGAAAGCAAACTATCCATATTTGACTTTATACCGAAAGTGTCTCAAAACTTGGGATTTTGGCTTTGAGATACTTTCGGTATAGTATAGGCTCTTAGCGCTGATTTGGGAAACTGTCAAGCGAACGCATTCCCATTCATTCCATGGTTTGCTTCATTGGCGGAGCAGGCCGGCTGGACAGAGACGCGGTATTTGCCTCCCACATTTGGATGGGATACGGTATGACGAATTACAAGCAGATTAGTGGAATCGAAGTTCTATTCCACCGCAAAGAGGATCACCGATTTCCTGGAGTTTCCATGGTCTGTCGACAAAATTGCCAGTACTTTGCCGCTTGGTGAAAAGGCAACCCCTTTCACACCTCCTTCTTCCGGTTCGTAGACATGCATATGGTAGGTGAGGGGATTGTATATTTCCAGTATCTGGGACGGGATGAGAGGGTAGGAAAGCGCTTCTCCGGGCTGCCGCCTGAAGATTGCCACCGTTTTTTTGCCGGCAGCCGATGAGACAACCAACGTATGATCGAAAGGGTGGAATGCCAAAGAGTGAGTGAAGTGAAAGCCTGTTTCCTCCCCATGGAGAATTTGTATGGGTATCGGGTCGTACTCATCAGCTGCGGTGGGATCGTTAGCAAAGAGAATCACGGAATGGGTGGCATGACTTGTCGCGGCCAAAAGAGAGCCGTCGCTTGAAAAGGCAACACCGTCAGGCCGATCCATAAGGGAGAGAGGCAGG is a window of Estrella lausannensis DNA encoding:
- a CDS encoding ribonuclease HII, whose protein sequence is MSKDTPGGAEEMTRLYEMTSFEREASAQGHTAIAGVDEAGRGPLAGPVVAAAAIVPPGLYIPYINDSKKLSPARRKELFHAIKSNSSILTAVGIVSPDEIDRINIYQATQEAMRIAVRALPQKPDILLVDGMKIGEFPYLQWKIIKGDALSQSIAAASIIAKETRDALMEEYDRLYPGYGFLKHKGYGTAMHLDAIEKLGPCPIHRRSFAPIRDF
- the rplS gene encoding 50S ribosomal protein L19; the encoded protein is MKRAVIQMLEKRHLKSDIPQFKVGDTLKIHTRIVEGDKERVQVFTGTVIARKGTGLSETFSLHRVAFGEGMERVFPLHSPRIAKIEVMQRGDVRRSKLYYLRGTHGKKSKVKALYTAVSASNTAATAAPVQMAESGLSKEQE
- the ffh gene encoding signal recognition particle protein, whose product is MLGVLTEKMQTLLSKIGGKGRLTEENVQDAIRDVRMALLEADVNYAVVKTLVQRVKEKALGDEVIKSVTPAQQFVKVVHDELVRLMGEGESTLALKSKPSVIMMCGLQGSGKTTSSAKLARYLKKAGECRSPMLVACDLQRPAAVEQLKTLGEAIGVPVFSVPGQMSPLDVARKALAEAKEKKHDVVIVDTAGRLHLDAELMKELVALREFLNPDEVLFVANATLGQDAVNVAAEFDKQVQMTGTILTMLDGSTRGGAAISIREVTGKPLKFEGVGEKTEDLQVFSPASMADRILGMGDTINLVKKAKEHIDEEEAKKLEEKIRSATFTYEDYLKQIQMVKKMGSFKSLFSMLPGASALKDLNIDDKEFMKVEAMIHSMTPKERRLDDELTVPRRKRVARGSGTKIDDVNRLEKSFKQARKFFKNMPNMKQLQKMMGGSLWG
- the rpsP gene encoding 30S ribosomal protein S16 yields the protein MGLKIRFRRQGRINMPTYRLVVTDCRTKRDGKYVEALGWYNPTAPSEENTLSLKADRIAHWLAQGAEITERARSIVKKVAPEVIRTQTQKEIAHRAKISQKRKARRKAVKAA